From Terriglobales bacterium, the proteins below share one genomic window:
- a CDS encoding menaquinone biosynthesis protein, with protein sequence MKKLRISAISFLNTAPLMWDFEHPESAQRDLPAEFDISYTVPSACADALRKGSADIGIIPAITYQTIPDLVVIPDIAIASNGAVRSILVVSKKPLEQIKTLAADTSSRTSVVLTKIMFQKWWQPGNAGPEFIPIDPDLNKMLARCDAALLIGDPALTAEQSKYPVTVDLGEEWTRRTGKPFVYAFWAVRQGALINHPLAESLVGIFQHSRERGLAHVKEIAEEWTPRLGISKASMQDYLLNNMRYGFDEEQLAGLNLFFTLAKEIAAIEDFRKIDFISSRNVSSAETAKSM encoded by the coding sequence ATGAAAAAGTTGCGTATTTCAGCTATTTCTTTCCTGAATACCGCGCCTTTGATGTGGGATTTTGAGCATCCCGAGTCTGCACAGCGCGATTTGCCGGCTGAGTTTGATATCTCTTATACCGTACCTTCGGCTTGCGCCGATGCCCTTCGTAAAGGAAGTGCTGATATCGGCATCATTCCGGCCATTACGTACCAGACTATTCCAGATCTGGTTGTAATTCCTGATATCGCCATTGCGTCGAATGGTGCGGTGCGTTCCATCTTGGTTGTCAGTAAAAAGCCACTGGAGCAAATCAAAACCCTGGCAGCGGACACCTCTTCGCGCACTTCCGTGGTGTTAACCAAGATCATGTTTCAAAAATGGTGGCAGCCAGGAAACGCAGGGCCGGAGTTTATCCCGATTGATCCTGACTTGAATAAAATGCTGGCACGCTGCGACGCCGCGTTGTTGATCGGCGACCCTGCACTCACAGCGGAGCAATCAAAATATCCCGTTACGGTTGACTTGGGAGAAGAATGGACTCGCCGCACAGGCAAACCCTTCGTCTATGCTTTCTGGGCGGTACGGCAGGGCGCATTGATCAACCATCCGTTGGCAGAAAGCCTGGTTGGGATTTTTCAACACTCACGGGAACGCGGGCTGGCACATGTGAAAGAAATTGCTGAAGAATGGACTCCGCGGCTTGGAATCTCGAAAGCCAGCATGCAAGACTATTTGCTCAACAACATGCGCTATGGCTTCGATGAGGAACAGTTGGCCGGGTTGAATTTATTTTTCACTTTGGCCAAAGAGATTGCTGCTATAGAGGACTTTCGGAAGATAGACTTCATCTCCTCCCGCAATGTTTCTTCTGCTGAAACAGCAAAAAGCATGTGA
- a CDS encoding HAD family hydrolase, which produces MPFTEPQTLLIDADDTLWENNIYFERAIADFISFLNHHEFTPEQVRKKLNEVEREGIRKHGYGLNSFVQSLVMTFERLSVEPLTPALHETIHGFARAIAEHPIEIIAGVEETLAYLSPRHHLILMTKGNPQEQSGKLERSGLRRHFKSIEIVAEKDTPTYRTIVQKHNLQPGVTWMVGNSPKSDINPALSAGLHAVFVPHDKTWILEHEELSQPPASSQLLVLEKFAQLCENF; this is translated from the coding sequence ATGCCTTTCACCGAACCACAGACGCTGCTCATTGATGCCGACGATACGCTTTGGGAAAACAACATCTACTTTGAGCGCGCCATCGCAGATTTCATCTCGTTTCTCAATCATCATGAGTTCACGCCCGAACAGGTCCGGAAAAAACTCAATGAAGTAGAGCGCGAAGGAATCCGCAAGCACGGATACGGCCTGAACAGCTTCGTGCAGTCCCTGGTCATGACCTTCGAGCGTCTTTCGGTCGAGCCGCTCACCCCCGCGCTGCACGAGACCATTCACGGATTCGCCCGCGCCATTGCCGAGCATCCTATCGAGATCATTGCAGGCGTCGAGGAAACTTTGGCGTACCTCAGCCCTCGCCACCACCTGATCCTGATGACCAAGGGGAACCCTCAAGAGCAATCGGGCAAACTGGAACGCTCTGGGCTGCGGCGGCACTTTAAGTCGATTGAAATCGTCGCGGAAAAAGACACACCCACCTACAGAACGATTGTGCAAAAACACAATCTGCAGCCCGGCGTGACCTGGATGGTCGGCAACAGCCCGAAATCAGACATCAATCCAGCGCTGTCGGCGGGGCTGCATGCGGTTTTTGTCCCCCATGACAAAACCTGGATCCTGGAGCACGAGGAGCTATCCCAACCGCCCGCAAGCTCGCAACTCCTGGTCCTGGAGAAATTTGCGCAACTTTGTGAGAACTTTTAG
- a CDS encoding PilZ domain-containing protein — protein MKGIFSAKSITGERRRHERVEVSYTAQVHVTDDKGKRVGVLRQLSRGGFMMEPEKEFKEGKKHKLMLVDRSENIRLVVKVIVRYADIRRAGFEFEGLDVDSAIEIGIMIGKYYQTDAVLA, from the coding sequence ATGAAGGGTATTTTTTCGGCCAAGTCCATTACCGGTGAGCGCCGTCGCCATGAGCGTGTGGAGGTCTCCTATACCGCCCAGGTCCACGTGACCGACGATAAAGGCAAGCGAGTCGGCGTACTGCGGCAGCTCTCGCGCGGCGGGTTCATGATGGAGCCGGAGAAAGAGTTCAAGGAAGGCAAAAAACACAAGCTCATGCTTGTGGACCGCAGCGAAAATATCCGCCTGGTGGTGAAAGTGATTGTACGCTACGCCGATATACGCCGCGCTGGGTTTGAATTTGAAGGGCTCGACGTGGATTCCGCGATTGAGATCGGCATCATGATCGGGAAGTACTACCAGACCGACGCTGTGCTGGCTTAA
- the topA gene encoding type I DNA topoisomerase, whose amino-acid sequence MAKSLVIVESPAKAKTINKYLGKEYEVEASLGHVKDLPKKTLGVDLENDFETEYIVIPGKEKVLARLKKMAKSASAIYLAPDPDREGEAIAAHLAEELGGDSVDGKSKKKKGGPIIRRVTFNEITKRAVQDAFLHARDIDRNLVDAQQTRRVLDRIVGYQVSPLLWDKVRRGISAGRVQTVALRLIVDREREIKAFQKQEYWTMDANLAADKPPAFDARYVGLTGDKFEIGNQETADAIRAKLEKAQWSVRSVEKKERRRSPAPPFTTSKFQQDASRKLRFSVKRAMGLAQRLYEGVELGEEGQVGLITYMRTDSVRVANEALTEVRQMIGSEFGAQYMPESPNFYKSKKDTQDAHEAIRPSSAARNPDSIKQYLQDDEYKVYKLIWQRFVASQMTPAVFDQTTVDIDAKTSAETYAYRVTGSIPKFDGFLKVYEEAKDGRDEEDESLKNKLPALEAGQSLTLNELKPEQHFTEPPPRYNEASLVKELEERGIGRPSTYAAIISTIQERQYVQKIGGKFVPAEIGLVVTDLLVANFPDIFDFTYTARLEEELDEIEEGKETWIHALKGFYKKFSKDLAYAEKHMENVKRMEKPTDEKCERCGLPLVIKWGKHGSFFACSGYKKDDPNSCTFTKENPIDLPDLDSADLQETSQEEYCENCGRVMVLKRGRFGQFMACTGYPDCKTTRRLDQGKKVPDIPLDEKCPQCGRNMVLRHGRFGEFTSCSGYPDCKYIKQNLIGMKCPDCKEGDVVEKKARRGNIFYGCSTYPKCEFTSNYRPLDEKCPECGHPFLVEKNLKSGAVIACPNRATGDDEDAPKKRRKKKGDNKPEKPAVKCTYSRPVPIPEAVAAAAPSVEA is encoded by the coding sequence TTGGCAAAATCATTAGTTATTGTCGAGTCGCCGGCCAAGGCGAAGACGATCAATAAATATCTGGGCAAGGAGTACGAAGTCGAAGCTTCGCTGGGGCACGTGAAAGACCTGCCCAAAAAGACACTCGGGGTTGACCTGGAAAACGACTTCGAGACCGAATACATCGTTATTCCCGGAAAAGAAAAGGTCCTGGCCAGGCTGAAGAAGATGGCCAAGTCGGCGTCCGCGATTTATCTTGCGCCTGACCCCGACCGCGAAGGCGAAGCTATTGCTGCACATCTGGCCGAGGAGTTGGGTGGCGACAGCGTAGATGGGAAATCCAAGAAGAAAAAAGGCGGTCCTATCATCCGCCGTGTGACCTTCAACGAAATCACCAAGCGCGCCGTGCAGGATGCATTTCTACACGCGCGTGACATTGACCGCAACCTGGTAGACGCACAGCAAACCCGCCGTGTTCTTGATCGGATCGTCGGCTATCAAGTCTCACCGCTGTTATGGGATAAAGTCCGCCGCGGCATCTCTGCCGGACGTGTGCAGACCGTAGCATTGCGTCTCATCGTAGACCGTGAGCGCGAGATCAAGGCCTTCCAAAAACAGGAATACTGGACCATGGATGCGAACCTGGCCGCCGACAAGCCACCCGCGTTCGATGCGCGTTACGTGGGCCTGACCGGCGACAAGTTTGAAATTGGGAACCAGGAAACGGCAGACGCCATACGCGCCAAACTGGAAAAAGCGCAATGGTCGGTTCGCAGCGTTGAAAAGAAAGAACGCCGGCGCAGTCCAGCGCCTCCGTTCACTACCAGTAAGTTCCAGCAAGATGCCTCGCGCAAGCTGCGCTTCAGCGTGAAGCGCGCCATGGGATTGGCGCAACGGCTCTACGAAGGCGTGGAGCTGGGAGAAGAAGGCCAGGTTGGTCTGATCACCTACATGCGTACCGATTCGGTACGCGTCGCGAACGAAGCCCTGACCGAAGTGCGGCAGATGATCGGTTCGGAATTTGGCGCGCAATACATGCCGGAATCGCCGAATTTCTACAAATCCAAAAAAGATACGCAGGATGCGCACGAAGCCATTCGTCCAAGCTCGGCCGCCCGCAATCCCGACTCCATCAAGCAATATTTGCAGGACGATGAATACAAAGTTTACAAGCTTATCTGGCAGCGCTTTGTGGCTTCGCAGATGACGCCGGCGGTCTTCGACCAGACCACGGTTGATATTGATGCCAAGACCAGCGCCGAAACCTATGCCTATCGCGTAACTGGTTCAATTCCGAAATTCGATGGCTTCCTGAAAGTTTACGAAGAGGCCAAAGATGGCCGCGACGAAGAAGATGAATCACTCAAGAACAAGTTACCTGCGCTCGAAGCCGGACAATCGCTTACGCTCAATGAACTCAAGCCGGAGCAGCATTTTACCGAGCCTCCGCCGCGATACAACGAAGCTTCACTGGTCAAAGAGCTGGAAGAGCGCGGCATCGGGCGGCCTTCAACCTACGCGGCGATTATCAGCACCATACAGGAACGGCAGTATGTGCAGAAGATCGGCGGCAAATTTGTTCCCGCCGAAATAGGATTGGTCGTGACCGATCTGCTGGTCGCGAACTTTCCCGATATTTTCGACTTCACCTACACCGCCCGTCTGGAAGAAGAGCTGGATGAAATCGAAGAGGGCAAAGAGACATGGATACACGCGCTCAAAGGTTTCTACAAGAAGTTCTCCAAAGACCTCGCCTATGCCGAGAAGCACATGGAGAACGTCAAACGGATGGAGAAGCCGACCGACGAGAAGTGCGAACGCTGCGGACTGCCACTGGTCATTAAGTGGGGCAAGCACGGATCGTTTTTTGCCTGCAGCGGCTATAAAAAGGATGATCCCAATAGCTGCACCTTTACCAAGGAAAATCCCATTGACCTGCCTGACCTTGATTCCGCCGATCTGCAGGAGACCTCACAGGAAGAGTATTGCGAGAACTGCGGACGCGTCATGGTCCTCAAGCGCGGACGCTTTGGCCAGTTCATGGCGTGCACGGGGTATCCGGATTGCAAGACCACGCGCCGGTTAGATCAGGGCAAAAAGGTCCCCGATATTCCCCTGGATGAGAAATGCCCGCAATGCGGACGCAATATGGTTCTGCGTCACGGCCGCTTTGGCGAGTTCACCTCGTGCAGCGGATATCCCGATTGCAAGTACATTAAACAGAACCTGATTGGGATGAAGTGCCCGGATTGCAAAGAAGGCGACGTGGTGGAAAAGAAAGCCCGGCGAGGAAACATTTTCTACGGTTGCTCTACGTATCCTAAGTGCGAGTTTACTTCCAATTACAGGCCCTTGGATGAGAAGTGCCCGGAGTGCGGACATCCGTTTCTGGTAGAAAAGAACTTGAAGTCAGGGGCCGTGATCGCCTGCCCCAACCGTGCCACTGGCGATGACGAGGATGCTCCAAAAAAACGCCGCAAGAAAAAAGGCGATAACAAGCCGGAAAAGCCGGCGGTAAAGTGTACATATTCGCGTCCGGTTCCCATACCGGAAGCGGTAGCCGCAGCAGCGCCTTCCGTCGAAGCCTGA
- a CDS encoding DinB family protein encodes MKETVQQYIQRVTGYVEGKKPLVVQGATAKKLEHLIKGVPAAKLRKRPAPDKWSVSEILAHLADTEIIVAFRMRMILGTPGTSIAAVDQDSWVASGHYEKRDPRKSVEQFRVVREANLALIKSLTPQQWKHYGMHSERGQETIEYTIRMYAGHDINHLQQIERILSEKRK; translated from the coding sequence ATGAAAGAAACGGTGCAGCAATATATTCAGCGGGTCACCGGCTACGTCGAAGGGAAGAAGCCTTTGGTGGTACAAGGCGCCACGGCGAAGAAACTCGAACACCTGATCAAGGGCGTGCCTGCGGCCAAGCTGCGGAAGCGTCCTGCTCCCGACAAATGGTCAGTCAGCGAGATCCTGGCACATCTCGCCGATACGGAAATCATCGTCGCCTTTCGTATGAGAATGATTCTGGGCACGCCGGGAACTTCCATTGCAGCGGTCGACCAGGATTCCTGGGTAGCGAGCGGGCATTATGAAAAGCGCGATCCCCGCAAATCGGTCGAGCAGTTTCGCGTGGTCCGCGAAGCCAATCTCGCCTTGATCAAATCGCTGACACCCCAGCAGTGGAAGCACTATGGGATGCATTCCGAGCGCGGGCAGGAGACGATTGAGTACACTATCCGCATGTATGCCGGGCATGACATAAATCACCTACAGCAGATCGAGCGGATCTTGTCAGAGAAACGGAAGTAG
- the dprA gene encoding DNA-processing protein DprA → MDTRQHSDVTQSAPAASGNALHWLALALTPGLGPTRTRKLAQHFGGIENVFRASLTELEAAGLPAHSAQSIATGKSLEMAQEELIRATTAGAQVVTLDDAAFPPLLRQIYDPPVALYIRGNVELLTRPGIAVVGTRHPTPYGIGMAERLAADLASRGLVITSGMARGVDSYAHRGALMAKGKTIAIFGTGIDVIYPRENKKIAEEILATGGALVSEFAVGSFAAPQNFPIRNRIISGLAIGVLVIEAGEYSGTRITARNALEQGRELFAVPGNVTNKNSWGPNTLIKQGAKLTATWEDVWEELAPPVKAQLAAEFGAAEEQPATGSLFGDSASLSPREKKVYALLKADEAVHIDELIVKLEGEMSSPEIFAILFELELAGKIKQLPGKNFVRSF, encoded by the coding sequence ATGGATACCCGTCAACACTCCGATGTAACCCAATCCGCACCCGCGGCTAGCGGCAATGCCCTGCATTGGCTGGCGCTCGCGCTCACTCCGGGATTGGGGCCAACCCGTACGCGCAAGCTGGCCCAGCACTTCGGCGGAATCGAAAATGTTTTTCGTGCATCTTTAACTGAGTTGGAAGCAGCAGGCCTTCCGGCGCACTCGGCGCAGTCCATTGCCACCGGCAAATCGCTGGAAATGGCGCAGGAAGAGCTGATCCGTGCGACCACTGCCGGAGCGCAGGTTGTTACTTTGGATGACGCCGCGTTCCCACCGTTGCTGCGGCAGATCTACGATCCCCCTGTAGCGCTTTACATCCGCGGAAATGTTGAGTTGCTCACTCGGCCCGGAATTGCGGTGGTCGGTACGCGCCATCCTACGCCTTACGGCATTGGCATGGCAGAGCGGCTTGCAGCCGACCTGGCCAGCCGGGGGTTGGTGATCACCAGCGGCATGGCGCGAGGTGTGGATTCATACGCCCATCGGGGAGCCTTAATGGCCAAAGGTAAAACGATTGCTATTTTCGGAACGGGAATTGACGTCATTTATCCGCGCGAGAACAAGAAAATCGCCGAAGAAATTTTGGCTACTGGCGGCGCTCTGGTGAGTGAATTTGCCGTCGGCTCCTTTGCCGCGCCGCAGAATTTTCCTATCCGCAATCGCATCATCAGCGGATTGGCGATAGGCGTGCTTGTAATCGAGGCCGGCGAATACAGCGGGACGCGCATCACCGCGCGCAACGCGCTGGAGCAAGGCCGCGAACTTTTTGCCGTTCCCGGCAACGTGACCAACAAGAATTCCTGGGGACCGAACACGCTCATCAAGCAGGGGGCGAAGTTGACCGCCACCTGGGAGGATGTTTGGGAGGAGCTTGCTCCTCCGGTCAAGGCGCAGCTTGCAGCCGAGTTTGGGGCTGCTGAAGAGCAGCCTGCGACCGGCTCGTTGTTTGGCGACAGTGCGTCGCTCTCACCGCGTGAGAAAAAAGTTTATGCCCTGCTTAAAGCCGATGAGGCCGTGCATATTGATGAGCTGATCGTAAAACTTGAAGGCGAAATGTCGTCCCCAGAGATTTTCGCGATCTTGTTTGAGTTGGAGCTTGCGGGGAAGATTAAGCAACTACCCGGGAAAAATTTTGTGAGGAGCTTCTAG
- a CDS encoding MqnA/MqnD/SBP family protein, which yields MSTSISSPANEKVRTVTVAHSPDSDDAFMFYALATEKIRVPGLQFEHTLCDIETLNRKALEGFYDVTAISFHAYPYLQEKYALLPSGGSVGEGYGPMLVSPRAISLAAMKEKIIAVPGTMTTAYLALKLFAPQIRTEVVPFDQIIPQVLAGKYEAGLIIHEGQLTFAKNGLHKLLDLGQWWRETTSLPLPLGGNVIRLDLGPELMRSVSKALQDSIRYALNHRPAALAYAMQFARDLDPELADQFVGMYVNERTLDYGEDGRRAIIRLLDEGYKAGIIPHKPKVKFVD from the coding sequence ATGTCTACTTCAATCTCATCTCCTGCAAACGAAAAAGTGCGTACGGTAACTGTGGCGCACAGCCCTGATTCCGACGATGCGTTCATGTTCTACGCGCTGGCCACAGAGAAGATCCGCGTGCCCGGCCTGCAATTCGAGCATACGCTTTGCGACATCGAAACCCTGAACCGCAAGGCACTGGAAGGGTTTTATGATGTAACCGCGATCTCCTTTCATGCTTATCCTTATTTACAGGAAAAGTATGCCCTGCTGCCCAGTGGCGGCAGCGTAGGCGAAGGCTACGGACCGATGCTGGTCTCGCCGCGCGCGATTTCTCTGGCAGCGATGAAAGAAAAGATCATCGCCGTCCCTGGCACCATGACCACCGCGTATCTGGCGCTGAAGCTGTTTGCTCCCCAGATTCGCACCGAAGTTGTGCCCTTCGACCAGATTATTCCGCAGGTGCTGGCCGGGAAGTACGAAGCCGGCCTTATCATCCATGAAGGCCAGCTTACTTTTGCTAAAAACGGACTGCACAAACTGCTGGACCTGGGGCAATGGTGGCGTGAAACCACGTCTCTTCCCCTTCCCTTGGGCGGCAACGTCATTCGCCTTGACCTCGGCCCTGAGCTCATGCGCAGCGTGAGCAAGGCGCTGCAAGACAGCATCCGCTATGCACTCAACCATCGTCCTGCGGCATTGGCCTATGCCATGCAGTTTGCCCGCGATCTCGATCCCGAGCTGGCCGACCAGTTTGTAGGTATGTACGTGAACGAGCGCACGCTGGACTACGGCGAAGATGGCCGCCGGGCGATTATTCGTCTGCTGGATGAAGGCTACAAAGCGGGCATTATTCCTCACAAGCCAAAAGTTAAGTTTGTAGATTAG
- the mqnC gene encoding cyclic dehypoxanthinyl futalosine synthase, translating to MSLTHAQAMELFHSDDLIGIGMEADAIRRKLHPEGVATYIIDRNINYTNFCTEYCTFCAFYAPVKGPGKAKGYVLDYETIYEKIRETVELGGTGVLMQGGLHPDLKLEWYEDMLRGIKQRFPKVHLHCFSASEIIHFAELNGLSIRDTIARLRDAGLDSIPGGGAEILDDEVRHKIARLKCLTQDWLNVHRTAHQLGMRTTATMMFGVGEKLEHRVNHFQHVYNLQEETGGFTAFIPWTFQPKNTALGGRHWDETTSVEYLKTLAISRIFLSNFENVQSSWVTQGLKVCQLGLRFGGNDVGSVMIEENVVRSAGVTNCTTEEELRHMIRDAGFRPAQRDTLYRQYFLN from the coding sequence ATGTCATTGACCCACGCCCAAGCCATGGAGCTGTTCCACTCCGATGACCTCATTGGCATCGGCATGGAGGCCGACGCCATCCGTCGCAAACTCCATCCCGAAGGCGTAGCCACCTACATCATTGATCGCAACATCAATTACACCAACTTCTGCACCGAGTACTGCACCTTCTGCGCTTTCTATGCCCCGGTCAAGGGGCCAGGAAAGGCCAAGGGTTATGTGCTCGATTACGAGACCATCTACGAAAAAATCCGCGAGACCGTGGAGTTGGGCGGCACAGGCGTGCTCATGCAGGGCGGACTTCACCCTGACTTGAAGCTGGAGTGGTATGAAGATATGCTGCGCGGCATCAAGCAGCGCTTCCCCAAGGTGCATCTGCACTGCTTTTCCGCCTCCGAGATCATTCACTTTGCCGAGCTGAACGGCCTGAGCATCCGCGACACCATAGCGCGTCTGCGTGACGCCGGACTCGACTCCATCCCCGGTGGCGGCGCAGAAATTTTGGATGACGAAGTGCGCCACAAGATTGCACGCCTCAAATGCCTTACCCAAGATTGGCTCAACGTGCACCGCACCGCGCATCAGCTCGGCATGCGCACCACCGCCACCATGATGTTTGGCGTGGGCGAAAAGCTGGAGCACCGCGTAAATCATTTTCAGCACGTCTATAATTTGCAGGAAGAGACCGGCGGGTTTACCGCGTTTATCCCCTGGACCTTTCAGCCCAAGAACACGGCCCTGGGCGGACGCCACTGGGACGAGACCACCAGCGTGGAGTATTTGAAGACGCTGGCCATTTCCCGCATCTTTCTTTCCAATTTTGAAAACGTGCAATCGAGCTGGGTCACACAGGGGCTCAAAGTCTGCCAGCTCGGACTGCGCTTCGGCGGCAATGACGTAGGCTCGGTCATGATCGAAGAAAACGTTGTGCGTTCGGCTGGCGTAACCAATTGCACCACGGAAGAAGAATTGCGCCACATGATCCGCGATGCCGGGTTCCGGCCTGCGCAGCGCGATACGCTGTACCGGCAGTATTTCCTGAACTAG
- a CDS encoding cellulose synthase family protein: protein MHLSSTIGFSLFAARGFTQYIRSHYLDQTFKGLYHANAFDLALLIPYFIVLVVLAGYGIHRYVLVYMYYKNRKNKVTEPDAYFTELPRITVQLPVYNEEYVVERLVESICRLDYPKDKLDIQVLDDSTDETVAIACAAVERYAALGYDIVYLHRSNRQGFKAGALREGLKSAKGELIAIFDADFIPPEDWLLRVVHHFANPAIGMVQTRWTHLNRHYSFLTEVESILLDGHFVLEHGGRSRAGVFFNFNGTAGMWRRQAIEDAGGWESDTLTEDTDLSYRSQLAGWKFRYLEDLECPAEVPIEMTAFKTQQARWAKGLIQVAKKTLPKIMRSKAPLRVKVEAWYHLTANLSYPLMIVLATLLMPAMIIRFYQGWFQMLLIDLPLFLASTFSVSSFYLVSQKALFPKSWPRTFLYLPFLMALGIGLTVTNSRAVIEALFGVQSPFKRTPKYRVLSKQDKVIAAKYRRRLGWVPWIELVIGSYFALTIIYAMQNENFFTVPFLVIFVLGFWYTGLMSLLQGRFERFRSGKSGVEARQPKPYPVGI from the coding sequence TTGCACCTAAGCAGCACAATTGGCTTCTCGTTGTTTGCCGCACGCGGATTTACACAGTACATCCGTTCGCATTATCTCGACCAGACGTTCAAAGGCCTTTATCACGCCAATGCCTTTGATCTGGCGCTGCTCATCCCTTACTTCATCGTGCTGGTGGTGCTGGCTGGTTACGGTATTCACCGTTATGTTCTGGTTTACATGTATTACAAGAACCGCAAGAACAAGGTCACCGAACCAGACGCTTATTTTACGGAGCTGCCGCGGATTACCGTACAACTGCCCGTCTATAACGAAGAATACGTTGTTGAGCGGCTGGTAGAGTCCATTTGCCGCCTCGACTACCCCAAAGACAAACTCGACATTCAGGTGTTGGATGACTCCACCGATGAAACCGTAGCGATCGCGTGCGCGGCCGTGGAACGTTATGCCGCCCTGGGATATGACATCGTTTATCTGCACCGCAGCAACCGTCAGGGCTTCAAGGCCGGAGCTTTGCGTGAAGGCCTGAAGAGCGCCAAAGGCGAGCTCATCGCCATCTTTGATGCCGACTTTATTCCTCCGGAAGACTGGCTGCTGCGCGTAGTCCACCACTTCGCCAACCCTGCGATTGGCATGGTGCAAACCCGTTGGACCCACCTGAACCGGCACTATTCATTCCTCACCGAGGTTGAATCCATTCTGCTCGATGGACATTTCGTGCTTGAGCACGGAGGCCGTTCGCGCGCAGGTGTCTTTTTCAACTTCAATGGGACAGCCGGCATGTGGCGCCGTCAGGCTATCGAGGATGCTGGTGGCTGGGAGAGCGACACGCTCACCGAAGACACCGATCTCTCCTATCGCTCTCAGCTTGCCGGATGGAAGTTCCGTTATCTCGAAGACCTGGAGTGCCCCGCGGAAGTGCCGATTGAAATGACCGCCTTCAAAACCCAGCAGGCGCGCTGGGCCAAGGGATTGATTCAGGTAGCCAAAAAGACGCTGCCCAAGATCATGCGCAGCAAGGCCCCGCTCCGCGTTAAGGTGGAGGCCTGGTATCACCTGACGGCCAACCTGAGTTATCCGCTGATGATCGTGCTGGCGACACTGCTTATGCCGGCGATGATCATCCGCTTTTACCAGGGATGGTTCCAGATGCTGCTGATTGACCTGCCGCTCTTTCTGGCATCCACATTTTCGGTTTCGTCGTTCTATCTGGTATCGCAGAAGGCGCTCTTCCCTAAAAGCTGGCCGCGCACCTTTCTGTATCTGCCCTTCCTCATGGCGCTCGGCATCGGATTGACCGTAACCAATTCACGCGCCGTCATCGAGGCGCTGTTCGGCGTCCAGAGCCCGTTCAAACGCACTCCGAAGTACCGTGTCCTGAGCAAACAAGATAAGGTCATCGCTGCAAAATACCGGCGGCGGCTGGGCTGGGTGCCCTGGATCGAACTTGTAATTGGCAGCTATTTCGCCCTGACCATCATTTACGCCATGCAAAATGAGAATTTCTTTACCGTCCCTTTCCTGGTCATCTTTGTCCTTGGCTTCTGGTACACCGGCCTGATGTCTTTGCTGCAAGGCCGATTTGAGCGCTTCCGTTCAGGCAAGTCAGGGGTGGAAGCCCGCCAGCCTAAGCCTTATCCCGTTGGAATTTAG
- a CDS encoding four helix bundle protein, which yields MLDRGISLKDFKELNVWKKSRVLTASIYECTGKFPAREIYGLTSQMRRCAISIAANIAEGCGRKSDPELARFLKIARGSAFELECHVLVSGDLKFLQESEVADLLKQIHEVQRMLSSFIQTLSKDSFESEVPAKKARAKTAGGGA from the coding sequence TTGCTCGATAGGGGGATTTCTCTGAAAGATTTTAAGGAGCTCAATGTCTGGAAGAAGAGCCGCGTGCTTACTGCTTCAATTTACGAATGCACTGGTAAATTCCCAGCACGTGAGATTTATGGGCTAACCAGTCAAATGCGGCGTTGCGCTATTTCTATAGCAGCAAATATTGCTGAGGGGTGCGGTCGCAAATCCGACCCGGAGCTTGCACGATTTTTAAAGATCGCACGTGGTTCGGCGTTTGAACTCGAATGTCATGTTTTAGTAAGTGGCGATCTGAAGTTTTTACAAGAAAGCGAGGTCGCAGATTTATTAAAGCAAATTCACGAAGTGCAACGAATGTTAAGTTCGTTCATCCAAACATTGTCAAAAGACAGTTTCGAATCGGAAGTACCAGCTAAGAAAGCGAGAGCAAAGACGGCTGGCGGCGGTGCTTGA